One Salvia splendens isolate huo1 chromosome 22, SspV2, whole genome shotgun sequence DNA segment encodes these proteins:
- the LOC121787581 gene encoding uncharacterized protein LOC121787581 has product MESYMEEALRAKANSEKKFLERDFIGARSYALKAQKLCPELEGISQMVATFGVYVASEAKAHGELDFYSILGVDPSAGKSKVKKQYKKMAVLLHPDKNRTVGADGAFRLVSEAWTLLSDTSKRSSYDQRRNLFAAGYSAGAGAYDNCSKFPPSLSRRDTFWTVCTSCHVQYEYLRKYVNKRLSCKNCRGVFVAVETGLSPINGAFPYSNYSYTPENGYASHGCGVSFVPKTTYHAPSGPTGHHTGHKPVSNISFQGNSSVDSVGVIGPNGLSTSSFVFYQTSGEAGVTKANGDRISRVNATVQMSSDRHSGFRDVSKPKRGRPAKKRNIDFGGSYTRAHEENHPAAAAEAKTATMNVSSETSSRRCSAAPVIDTRQLLIERVRSEIHSNLEKMRLAAEAAAAEAEKRKAQAAVDKLNETAKVSQPELKRSASMSITVPDSDFHDFDKDRSEECFKPKQIWALYDEEDGMPRLYCLIREVISLNPFKIYISYLSSKSDSEFGPVNWLDSGFTKSCGSFRVFHSEMVEQVNIFSHVLSKEKTGRGGCVRIYPRCGDIWAVYRNWSPDWNRTTPDEVRHEYEMVEVLGDYSEEKGVWVTPLVKLDAYKTVYQRNANTSDIRWIPRREMLRFSHQVPSCSLNIQGASNLPEGCWDLDPAATPDVLLQEESELVGNNANAEASPTECITAMELFLERMTCGEGEFVPTKSIAKVLEELS; this is encoded by the coding sequence ATGGAATCGTACATGGAGGAAGCTTTAAGAGCTAAAGCCAATTCCGAAAAGAAATTCTTAGAGAGAGACTTCATTGGTGCGAGGAGTTATGCCTTAAAGGCTCAAAAGCTGTGTCCTGAGCTGGAGGGTATATCGCAAATGGTGGCCACTTTTGGAGTCTACGTAGCTTCTGAGGCTAAAGCTCACGGAGAGCTTGATTTCTATTCAATTCTTGGAGTGGATCCGTCTGCAGGAAAGTCCAAAGTAAAGAAACAGTATAAGAAGATGGCGGTACTGCTCCATCCTGATAAGAACAGAACGGTTGGAGCTGATGGAGCATTCAGACTTGTATCTGAAGCGTGGACTCTTTTATCCGATACCAGTAAAAGAAGCTCCTACGATCAGAGGAGGAATTTGTTTGCTGCTGGGTACAGTGCTGGGGCTGGGGCTTATGACAATTGCTCCAAGTTTCCACCTTCTCTTTCAAGACGGGATACGTTTTGGACTGTTTGTACGTCCTGTCATGTTCAGTACGAGTATCTTAGGAAGTATGTGAACAAGAGACTTTCTTGCAAGAACTGCCGTGGAGTCTTCGTAGCTGTTGAGACTGGGTTATCCCCAATTAATGGAGCTTTCCCATATAGCAACTACTCTTATACGCCTGAGAATGGTTATGCAAGTCATGGGTGTGGGGTTTCGTTTGTACCTAAAACTACATATCATGCGCCTAGTGGGCCCACTGGTCATCATACTGGACATAAGCCTGTTTCTAATATATCATTTCAGGGTAACTCGTCCGTGGATTCTGTTGGGGTCATAGGCCCTAACGGGCTGTCTACATCATCCTTTGTCTTTTATCAAACCAGTGGAGAGGCAGGTGTAACCAAGGCAAATGGAGATCGTATTAGCAGGGTAAATGCTACAGTTCAAATGTCGTCTGATCGGCATAGTGGTTTCAGGGATGTATCAAAACCTAAGCGTGGTAGACCAGCAAAGAAGAGAAACATAGATTTCGGGGGCTCATATACTCGTGCACATGAAGAAAATCACCCTGCTGCTGCTGCAGAAGCAAAAACGGCCACAATGAACGTATCATCTGAGACTTCAAGTAGACGCTGTTCAGCTGCCCCTGTAATTGATACCAGACAGTTGTTGATTGAAAGGGTAAGATCAGAAATCCATAGCAACCTTGAGAAGATGAGGTTGGCTGCAGAGGCTGCAGCAGCCGAGGCTGAGAAGAGAAAAGCACAAGCTGCAGTTGATAAATTGAATGAGACAGCTAAAGTATCACAACCGGAACTGAAGAGAAGTGCTTCTATGTCAATAACAGTTCCAGACTCAGACTTCCATGATTTTGACAAGGATAGGTCAGAAGAATGCTTTAAGCCAAAACAGATATGGGCCTTGTATGACGAAGAAGATGGTATGCCTCGCTTGTACTGTCTTATTCGGGAAGTCATCTCACTGAATCCTTTTAAGATCTATATCAGCTACTTGAGCTCAAAATCAGACTCTGAATTTGGGCCAGTAAACTGGTTGGATTCTGGATTCACAAAATCTTGTGGAAGTTTTAGAGTGTTCCACTCAGAAATGGTTGAACAAGTGAACATCTTCTCACATGTTCTGAGCAAGGAGAAGACTGGCAGGGGAGGGTGTGTAAGAATCTATCCAAGATGTGGAGATATATGGGCTGTTTACCGCAACTGGTCACCGGATTGGAACAGAACAACCCCAGATGAAGTGAGgcatgaatatgaaatggttgaGGTTCTTGGCGACTATTCGGAAGAGAAGGGCGTGTGGGTTACTCCCCTCGTAAAACTGGATGCATACAAGACCGTATATCAGAGAAATGCAAACACTAGTGACATTAGATGGATCCCTAGGAGAGAGATGCTGCGATTCTCACACCAGGTCCCATCTTGTTCGCTTAACATCCAAGGCGCTTCTAACTTGCCCGAGGGTTGCTGGGATCTTGACCCAGCTGCAACTCCAGACGTGCTTCTTCAAGAGGAGAGTGAACTTGTTGGAAATAATGCAAATGCAGAAGCAAGTCCAACTGAATGCATAACAGCAATGGAGCTCTTCCTAGAACGAATGACATGTGGTGAAGGGGAATTTGTTCCAACAAAATCAATAGCAAAAGTTCTAGAAGAGCTCAGTTAA
- the LOC121787580 gene encoding heat shock protein 90-6, mitochondrial-like, whose translation MHSLSRRSVTAVLRSGAARHRPIYSLEHHLSGESDPTKRWCSVLTTGGNNAIGATASFNLKKGPLMGCRYETTAAASSPPPPPAEKYEYQAEVSRLMDLIVNSLYSNKDVFLRELISNASDALDKLRFLAVTQPDLLKDSVDLDIRIQTDKDNGIITLTDSGIGMTRQELVDCLGTIAQSGTAKFLKALKDSKDSGADSNLIGQFGVGFYSAFLVAERVEVSTKSPKSDKQYVWESEANSSSYTIREETDPAKLIPRGTRLTLYLKHDDKGFAHPERVEKLVKNYSQFVSFPIYTWQEKGYTKEVEVDEEPTDANKDEQNETTEKKKKTKTVVERYWDWELTNETQPIWLRNPKEVTKEDYNEFYKKTFNDYLEPLASSHFTTEGEVEFRSILYVPSMTASGNDDMINPKTKNIRLFVKRVFISDDFDGELFPRYLSFIKGVVDSNDLPLNVSREILQESRIVRIMKNRLVRKAFDMILGISLSDDREDYMNFWRNYGKHMKLGCIEDRENHKRIAPLLRFFSSQSEEDVISLDEYVDNMKADQKDIYFIAADSVTSARNTPFLEKLVEKDIEVLFLVDPIDEVAIQNLKSYKDKNFVDISKEDLDLGDKDEDRDKEMKREFGGTCDWIKKQLGERVASVQVSNRLRTSPCVLAAGKFGWSANMERLMKAQNVGDTSSFDFMKGRRVLEINPEHPIIKSLNEACKSSPNDADALKAIDLLYETSLFSSGFTPESPAELGGKIYEMMNMALLGKWGSPTAAHSQQQVDATSVPETVEAEVVEPAEVNAQK comes from the exons ATGCACAGCTTATCCAGGCGTTCCGTCACCGCCGTCCTCCGAAGCGGCGCTGCCCGCCATCGCCCCATTTATTCGCTCGAACATCATCTC TCCGGAGAGAGTGATCCAACAAAGAGATGGTGCTCTGTGCTGACAACTGGTGGAAACAACGCTATTGGTGCCACCGCATCGTTTAATCTGAAAAAAGGTCCTCTTATGGGGTGTCGGTATGAGACAACTGCTGCTGCCTCTagtccaccacctccaccagcTGAAAAATATGAGTACCAAGCAGAG GTTAGCCGCCTCATGGACCTTATTGTGAATAGCTTATATAGCAACAAGGATGTATTTCTTCGTGAGCTTATCAG CAATGCAAGTGATGCATTGGACAAGTTGCGTTTCCTTGCTGTCACTCAGCCTGACCTTTTGAAGGACTCTGTTGATCTTGACATACGTATCCAGACGGACAAAGATAATGGAATAATTACACTTAC AGATTCTGGGATTGGCATGACTAGGCAGGAGCTTGTTGATTGTCTTGGTACTATCGCACAAAGTGGAACTGCTAAGTTTTTGAAGGCTTTGAAG gatAGCAAGGATTCTGGTGCCGACAGCAATTTAATTGGTCAGTTTGGGGTGGGATTCTATTCAGCATTCCTTGTTGCTGAGAGG GTTGAGGTCTCAACGAAGAGCCCTAAGTCCGATAAACAGTATGTATGGGAAAGTGAAGCAAACTCTAGTTCCTACACCATCCGAGAAGAAACTGATCCCGCAAAGCTTATTCCAAGGGGGACCCGTCTGACTCTATATCTTAAG CATGATGATAAAGGCTTTGCACATCCAGAAAGAGTCGAGAAGCTTGTTAAGAATTACTCACAATTTGTTTCCTTCCCAATTTACACATGGCAAGAAAAGGGATACACAAAAGAG GTTGAGGTTGATGAGGAGCCTACTGATGCTAACAAGGATGAGCAAAATGAGACAACCGAG aaaaagaagaagaccAAGACTGTAGTTGAACGATATTGGGATTGGGAGCTTACAAATGAGACACAACCAATATGG CTGCGTAACCCTAAAGAAGTTACAAAGGAGGACTACAATGAGTTCTACAAGAAAACGTTTAACGATTATTTAGAACCCCTTGCCTCTTCACACTTTACGACAGAG GGTGAGGTGGAGTTTAGGTCTATCCTATATGTGCCATCCATGACAGCCTCAGGAAATGATGACATGATCAACCCCAAGACGAAGAATATAAGGCTGTTCGTAAAAAGAGTATTCATTTCTGATGATTTTGATGGTGAATTg TTCCCACGGTATTTGAGTTTCATCAAGGGTGTTGTTGATTCAAATGATCTTCCTCTAAACGTCTCACGCGAAATCCTTCAAGAAAGTCGTATT GTTCGCATTATGAAGAATCGTCTGGTGCGCAAGGCCTTTGACATGATCCTCGGCATATCTTTGAGTGATGATAGAGAG GACTATATGAATTTCTGGAGGAATTATGGCAAACACATGAAATTAGGTTGCATTGAGGATCGTGAGAACCACAAACGTATCGCTCCGTTGCTTCGATTTTTTTCATCTCAAAGCGAGGAGGATGTTATCAGCTTGGATGAGTATGTTGACAACATGAAAGCTGATCAGaaagatatttatttcattGCGGCGGACAGCGTAACTAGTGCAAGGAATACACCCTTCTTGGAGAAACTTGTTGAAAAGGATATTGAG GTTCTGTTCTTAGTGGACCCTATAGATGAGGTTGCTATCCAGAATCTGAAATCTTACAAGGACAAGAACTTTGTTGACATCAGCAAAGAAGATTTAGATCTGG GTGACAAGGATGAAGACAGAGATAAAGAGATGAAGCGAGAGTTTGGCGGCACTTGTGACTGGATTAAGAAACAATTGGGTGAGAGAGTTGCTAGTGTTCAAGTCTCAAACCGTCTCAGAACATCACCCTGTGTCCTCGCAGCTGGCAAGTTTGGCTGGTCTGCAAATATGGAAAG GCTTATGAAGGCACAAAATGTTGGTGACACATCCTCCTTTGATTTTATGAAAGGCCGGAGAGTTCTTGAGATCAATCCAGAACATCCTATCATCAAAAGTTTAAAC GAGGCTTGCAAGAGTAGTCCAAACGACGCAGATGCCTTGAAGGCCATTGATCTGCTGTACGAGACATCTCTATTTTCCAGTGGTTTCACC CCTGAGAGCCCTGCTGAGCTTGGAGGGAAGATTTATGAGATGATGAACATGGCACTTTTGGGAAAGTGGGGTTCACCCACCGCTGCTCACTCTCAGCAACAAGTTGACGCCACATCTGTACCTGAGACGGTCGAAGCTGAGGTGGTTGAGCCTGCAGAAGTCAATGCCCAGAAATGA
- the LOC121787583 gene encoding cytochrome P450 83B1-like → MKIVVCTIIILFIVIRKMMRMRRRKKKAIAAGPAGIPLLGNLLQFDNAKPLAYLQELSHKYGGLVYLRHGSTPILVVSSGKVAKQILKSQDSRPPVLAQQKLSYNGVDMAFSPYNLHWRETRRMCTLHLFSPKQILSFRPVRQAQVSRVVSKLHARLNQPANLTDMAMSLASNIICGVAFGKTYDDEYEKKKFDKLVLEAQALMVSFYVSDHFKVFGFLDKLSGLSSRVETNFQELDSFYQQLIDDHLHPIPSSSSAADLDIIDLMLKLKREKPDSITWDHIKALLMNLFVAGTDTVAAVIVWTMTALMLRPDVMRRTQEHIREAVGREDNVTMITEDELTKLPYLKAVVMEALRLYPPAPLLYRTVEESHVVEGLQVEVGTKFIINGWAIARDPGIWEDPEEFVPERFLNVSNSDWEFKMLPFGGGRRRCPGMNMGMVSIHLALANLLYSFDWAVPPSAPPVDTDALPGLTMHKKNPLILIPTLPS, encoded by the coding sequence ATGAAGATAGTTGTGTGCACAATCATAATCTTATTCATAGTTATTCGGAAAAtgatgaggatgaggaggaggaagaagaaagcaATAGCAGCAGGACCTGCAGGGATCCCGCTGCTAGGCAACTTACTCCAATTCGACAACGCGAAACCCCTCGCCTACCTCCAGGAACTCTCCCACAAGTACGGCGGCCTGGTCTACTTGAGACACGGGTCGACCCCAATCCTCGTGGTCTCATCAGGAAAAGTTGCAAAACAAATTCTGAAGAGCCAGGACAGCCGCCCGCCTGTCCTGGCTCAGCAGAAGCTGTCTTACAACGGGGTGGACATGGCCTTCTCCCCGTATAACCTTCACTGGAGGGAGACGCGGAGAATGTGCACCCTCCATTTGTTCTCCCCCAAACAGATCCTCTCCTTCCGCCCTGTCCGCCAGGCTCAGGTGTCCCGCGTCGTCTCCAAACTGCACGCTCGACTCAATCAGCCGGCCAATCTGACCGACATGGCCATGTCCCTGGCCAGCAACATCATCTGCGGCGTTGCTTTCGGGAAAACCTACGACGACGAGTACGAGAAGAAGAAGTTCGACAAGCTCGTGCTCGAGGCTCAGGCGTTGATGGTCTCCTTCTACGTCTCCGACCACTTCAAGGTGTTCGGCTTTCTCGACAAGCTATCCGGCTTGTCGAGCCGCGTCGAAACCAATTTCCAGGAGCTGGATTCATTCTACCAGCAGCTGATCGATGACCATCTCCACCCCATTCCGTCGTCTTCATCTGCAGCCGATCTGGATATTATTGATCTCATGCTGAAGTTGAAACGGGAGAAGCCGGATTCGATCACGTGGGACCACATCAAGGCGCTGCTGATGAACCTGTTCGTGGCCGGGACGGACACGGTGGCGGCCGTGATCGTCTGGACGATGACGGCCCTGATGCTGAGGCCCGACGTCATGAGGAGGACGCAGGAGCACATCAGGGAGGCCGTGGGGAGAGAAGATAATGTAACAATGATCACAGAAGACGAGCTGACGAAGCTGCCGTACCTAAAGGCGGTGGTGATGGAGGCGCTGAGGCTGTACCCGCCGGCGCCGCTGCTGTACCGGACGGTGGAGGAGTCTCATGTTGTGGAAGGGTTGCAAGTGGAAGTTGGGACGAAGTTTATTATAAATGGATGGGCTATTGCTAGGGACCCCGGGATCTGGGAGGATCCCGAGGAGTTTGTGCCTGAGAGATTCTTGAATGTGTCTAACTCTGACTGGGAGTTTAAGATGCTCCCGTTCGGAGGCGGGAGGAGGAGGTGCCCCGGGATGAATATGGGGATGGTGTCGATACACCTCGCCCTGGCTAATCTTCTCTACTCGTTTGACTGGGCGGTGCCGCCCTCGGCCCCGCCTGTCGACACGGATGCCTTGCCGGGGCTCACTATGCATAAGAAGAATCCGCTTATTTTGATCCCCACACTTCCATCCTAG
- the LOC121787811 gene encoding fimbrin-5-like has product MSSFVGVVVSDPWLQSQFTQVELRGLKAKFVSARNEAGKVILADLPPVLVKLKAVTDLLTENEITDILKESSPDLDEEVDFESFLRHYLNLQAHASEKVGGHKPQSSFLNATTTTTLHHTISESEKNSYVNHINTYLRDDPFLKDYLPLDPSSDDIFELAKDGVLLCKLINVAVPNTIDERAINTKKVLNPWERNENHTLCLNSAKAIGCTVVNIGTQDLIEARRHLVVGLMCQIIKIQLLSDLDIKKTPQLVELMEDSTDVEELMGLAPEKVLLKWMNFHLKRAGFEKQVTNFSSDLKDGEAYAHLLNALAPELGTNSTLETTDPTERAKLIIEQAEKLDCKRYVTPEDIVEGSPNLNLAFVAQIFQHRNGLSDSVDQSKVSVPEMEEDEAQTSREERCFRLWINSLGIETHVNNLFENVRGGGVLLEVLDKASPGSVNWKKVPKIPLNSFKKLENCNQVVSIGKDLNLSLVNIAGNDILQGNKKLIISFLWQLMRFNMIQLLKNLRQHSQGKEIGDADILNWANEKVKRSGRSSQMESFKDKNLATGRFFLELLSSVEPRVVNWALVTKGTTDEDKKSNATYIISVARKLGCSIFLLPEDIIEVNQKMMLTLTASIMYWSLQKKGGDTEPPSPSQRSGPPSPSARSEPPSPSLRNNQPPPSPRGDDV; this is encoded by the exons ATGTCCAGTTTCGTGGGTGTAGTCGTCTCCGATCCTTGGCTTCAGAGCCAATTCACTCAAGTCGAGCTACGAGGCCTTAAAGCTAAG TTTGTCTCAGCACGGAATGAAGCTGGGAAGGTTATATTGGCAGATTTGCCACCAGTATTGGTGAAACTGAAGGCGGTTACTGACTTGTTAACAGAGAATGAGATCACGGACATCTTAAAGGAGTCATCTCCTGATTTGGATGAAGAAGTTGATTTTGAATCCTTCCTTAGG CATTATTTGAACCTGCAAGCTCATGCCTCAGAAAAAGTGGGTGGTCATAAACCTCAGTCGTCCTTTCTCAATGCGACTACAACTACTACACTGCATCACACAATTAGTGAATCCGAGAAGAATTCCTATGTCAACCACATCAACACCTATCTTAGAGATGATCCATTCTTGAAGGATTATCTCCCCTTAGATCCATCTAGTGATGATATCTTTGAATTGGCAAAGGATGGCGTTCTTCTATG TAAACTCATAAATGTAGCTGTACCTAATACTATAGATGAGCGAGCCATCAATACTAAGAAGGTTCTAAATCCATGGGAGAGGAATGAGAACCATACCCTTTGCCTCAATTCTGCAAAGGCAATTGGGTGCACTGTGGTCAACATTGGCACGCAAGACCTGATTGAAGCTAGA CGTCATCTAGTTGTTGGGCTGATGTGCCAAATAATCAAG ATACAATTGTTATCTGATCTTGATATAAAGAAGACTCCTCAACTTGTTGAGCTGATGGAAGATTCTACG GATGTAGAGGAGCTTATGGGATTAGCCCCAGAGAAAGTTCTTCTGAAATGGATGAACTTTCATCTGAAGAGAGCAGGATTCGAGAAGCAGGTTACAAATTTTTCCTCAGATTTGAAG GATGGAGAAGCTTATGCTCACCTGCTCAATGCACTTGCCCCAGAACTTGGCACAAACTCAACATTGGAAACAACAGATCCTACTGAAAGAGCAAAATTGATCATTGAGCAAGCTGAAAAACTAGATTGTAAAAGATATGTTACTCCAGAAGACATTGTTGAGGGATCACCAAATCTAAATCTTGCATTTGTTGCTCAAATATTTCAACACAG AAATGGACTATCAGATTCAGTGGACCAGTCGAAGGTATCTGTTCCTGAAATGGAGGAAGATGAGGCTCAAACTTCACGAGAAGAGAGATGCTTCCGGTTGTGGATTAACAGCCTTGGGATTGAAACCCACGtcaataatttatttgaaaatgtcAGGGGAGG AGGTGTTCTACTGGAAGTACTTGACAAAGCTTCTCCTGGATCTGTAAACTGGAAGAAAGTTCCAAAAATTCCTCTTAATTCTTTCAAGAAACTTGAGAATTGCAACCAAGTTGTGAGTATTGGGAAGGATTTGAACTTATCCCTAGTGAATATAGCTGGAAATGATATTTTGCAAGGAAACAAGAAGCTCATAATAT cttttctgtgGCAGTTAATGAGATTTAACATGATCCAACTTTTAAAAAACTTGAGACAGCATTCCCAAGGAAAGGAAATTGGAGATGCTGACATACTGAATTGGGCAAACGAAAAAGTCAAGAGATCTGGTAGAAGTTCCCAAATGGAAAGCTTCAAG GATAAAAACCTCGCAACTGGGAGATTCTTTCTTGAGCTTTTAAGTTCCGTGGAGCCAAGGGTGGTCAACTGGGCCCTAGTTACAAAGGGAACAACTG ATGAAGATAAAAAATCAAATGCAACATATATAATCAGTGTTGCGCGAAAGCTTGGATGCTCCATATTCTTATTACCTGAGGATATAATTGAG GTGAACCAGAAGATGATGCTGACCCTTACAGCAAGCATCATGTATTGGAGCCTGCAGAAGAAGGGGGGAGATACTGAGCCTCCATCTCCTAGCCAGCGATCTGGGCCACCATCTCCTAGCGCGCGATCTGAACCTCCATCTCCTAGTCTGCGCAATAACCAGCCACCACCATCTCCCAGAGGTGATGATGTCTAG